A region of the Candidatus Rokuibacteriota bacterium genome:
TTCATGCCCTGGAAGTGCGCGAGGGTGCCCACCCAGCCGTCGCAGACGCGCGCCAGCTCCACGCCGGTCACGACCGCGATGACGCCGGGCAGCGCGCGCGCGGCCGCGGTGTCGATGGCCCCGATGCGGGCGTGGGCATGCGGACTCCGCACGAAGGCCACATGCGTCATGCGCGGCAGCGTCACGTCGTCCGTGAAGACGCCGCGCCCGGCCAGGAGCCGCGCCGTCTGGGGACGGACGACGCTCCGGCCGATGTAGCTCTCTCTCTCGGTGATCCGGGCAGGCGTGTCGCTCATGGCTGTCCCTTTTCCCGCACGCCTCCCGCCCTGAGGACGGCCTGGACGATGGCGTGATAGCCGGTGCACCGGCAGTAGTTCCCCGACAGGCCCTCTCGGATCTCGACGTCGCCGGCCCGCGGATTCCGGCGCAGGATCTCCTGCGCCGTGAGGAGCATCCCCGGGGTGCAGAATCCGCATTGCAGCGCGTTCTCCTCGGCGAAGGCGCGCTGGAGATCGGCCAGCTCGCCACTTGCCGCGATTCCCTCGATGGTCTCCACGCGGGAGCCGTCGGCCTGCACGGCGAGCATGAGGCAGCCGCGGACCGGCGTCCCGTCCACCCGCACCGTGCAGGCGCCGCAGGCGCCGTGCTCGCAGCCGACATGGGAGCCCGTGAGCTCGAGCTCGTAGCGCAGGAAGTCCGCGAGGCTCTGGCGGGGCTCGACCCGTCGCCGCACGGGCACCCCGTTGACCGTCAGCGCAAGCTCGACCGAGACGTCCATGTCAGCTCTCCATGAGGCCGCGGAGGCCGCGGGCGAGGAGGACGCGGGCCAGCTGGCGGCGGAGCGCCGCCGAGGCGTGCACGTCGGCGGGCGGATCCAGATCGGCATCCAGGGCCCGGCCCGCCCCGGCGATGGCGGGCGGGTCGGGTCGGCGGCCGGCCAGGGCCCCCTCCGCCCCGGCGGCCCGTGCCGGCGTCGGCCCCACGCCGGTGAACACGAGCCGCGGCTCCAGCAGCACATCGCCTTCGACGCGGCTATTGATGGCCAGCCCCACCAGGGCATAGTCCCCCGCCCGCCGGGCCAGCTCCCCGAAATGGGAGCGCCACCCCTCCCGAGGCCGGGGGATGACCACCTCGGTGACGATCTCGCCGGGCCCGAGCGCCGTCGTGTAGATGCCGAGGAAGAAGGCCGCGGCGGCGATGTCGCGAGTGCCGCCCCGGCGCGCCGCACGCACGGTGGCATCGAGGGCCACCAGGCAGGCCGGCAGCTCGGCGGCCGGGTCGGCGAGGGCGATGCTGCCCCCGACCGTGCCCCGGGCGCGGATCGCCAGGTGCCCGATATGGGGCATGGCCTGGGCCACCAGCGGGGCATGCCGCGCCACGAGCGGGGAGCGCTCGACGGCCGCGTGACGGCAGAGGGCGCCGATGACGAGGCCCTCCGGGGTGACCCGGATGCCGTCCAGCCCGGGCAGGCGGTTGATGTCGATGACCGCGGCGGGGGTGGCCAGCCGCATGTTCAGGGCGGGGACCAGGCTCTGGCCTCCAGCCAGGAGGCGCCCCCCGGGCCCGTAGCGCTCCATCAGGTCGAAGGCCTCGGTCATCGACGCCGGCCGGTGGTAAGCGAATGGCGCGGGTTTCACGGATGCCCTCCCCTGTGACGTGACGGGATCATGGGGCCCGGTACCGCTGAGCTCCTGCGGGCCGGAATCGGCGGCTGGCTGTCAGCGGCGTGATCGGGGGCGGGGGATGCTGCGCCCGTCCGGGCGCCCCGGCGGGGGGCCGAGGACTTCCCGCGCCCGGGGCCCCTCCGGCGCCGGGACGAGCACGGTCACCTCGGCCTGGTCTCCGACGCTGAACGGGTGGAGCGACTGCACGAGGTGGCCGCGCAGGACGGAGGCGATGCCCTCGCTATCCAGCAGCGCGCGGACCACCAGGGCCTCGGCCTGATCGCGGCAGCGGCGTACCTCGACGAGCCCGCCCGCCGCCGGCTCGTCCGCCGCCGGCGCGGGCGTCGGTGGCCGCGGGCCGACCTGGAGGCGGATGACCTTCGCGCGGCGCCCCATGGCGGCCATGCTAGCACGGCCGGCCCTGATGCGGGTCGGTCTCGGCCCGCCGGCGGCACGGACGTCGCCACCTCCCTGGCGCCTTGCCCTCCCGTCGAGATTCCATCCCCACGCCGTGGGTGCAGGGTGCAGGCTCACAAGAGCGCCGAGGATCCTCGGCTGCGGGGGGCGCGGGCGGGTCGCACTCGGCATAGTATGATCGACCACCGGACGAACGCCGCCGAGCAACGAGGAGGAGGGCGCCGTGGGCGAAGGGATCGATCCCGTCACCGTGTCCATCGTGCAGCACCGGCTCCGGGCCATCGTCGAGGAGATGGGCGAGGCCATGCTGCGGACCTCGTACTCGCAGATCCTCAACTCGAGCCGGGACTTCTCCACGGCCATCCTGGACCCCGACGGGCGGCTCATCGCCCAGGCCGAGCACGTCCCCATTCACGTGGGGGCGCTGCCCTGGGCGGTGCGCGCCGTGCGCGACGTCTTCGGGGACACGGTGCAACCCGGCGACGTCTACCTCCTCAACGACCCCTATCACGGCAACAACCACCTGCCCGACCTCACCGCCTTCGTTCCCGTCTTCGCGGGCGCGCGCCACGTCTTCTGGTCCGTCAACCGCTCGCACCAGAGCGACATCGGCGGCGCCACCCACGGGGCCTACAACCCCGGTGCCACGGAGATCTGGCAGGAGGGTGTCCGCATCCCCCCGCTCAAGCTCTACGACCGGGGCCAGGTGCGGGAGGACGTGCTCCAGATGATCGCGACCAACGTGCGCCACCCGCGCGACTTCCGCGGAGACCTCGCGGCCATGATCGGCTCGGCCCGTGTGGGCGAGCGACGGATGCT
Encoded here:
- a CDS encoding xanthine dehydrogenase family protein subunit M; translated protein: MKPAPFAYHRPASMTEAFDLMERYGPGGRLLAGGQSLVPALNMRLATPAAVIDINRLPGLDGIRVTPEGLVIGALCRHAAVERSPLVARHAPLVAQAMPHIGHLAIRARGTVGGSIALADPAAELPACLVALDATVRAARRGGTRDIAAAAFFLGIYTTALGPGEIVTEVVIPRPREGWRSHFGELARRAGDYALVGLAINSRVEGDVLLEPRLVFTGVGPTPARAAGAEGALAGRRPDPPAIAGAGRALDADLDPPADVHASAALRRQLARVLLARGLRGLMES
- a CDS encoding DUF2007 domain-containing protein; amino-acid sequence: MGRRAKVIRLQVGPRPPTPAPAADEPAAGGLVEVRRCRDQAEALVVRALLDSEGIASVLRGHLVQSLHPFSVGDQAEVTVLVPAPEGPRAREVLGPPPGRPDGRSIPRPRSRR
- a CDS encoding (2Fe-2S)-binding protein, which gives rise to MDVSVELALTVNGVPVRRRVEPRQSLADFLRYELELTGSHVGCEHGACGACTVRVDGTPVRGCLMLAVQADGSRVETIEGIAASGELADLQRAFAEENALQCGFCTPGMLLTAQEILRRNPRAGDVEIREGLSGNYCRCTGYHAIVQAVLRAGGVREKGQP